The Salvia splendens isolate huo1 chromosome 20, SspV2, whole genome shotgun sequence nucleotide sequence CGATGAAAAGAaatcttatttttcaaaaagtcCAATATAAGTCACTAGGTGCACATGCCAGAAAGGAATGCATAATGCCAGAAAGGAATAAACAATGTATGTTTAAACAATAAATGTTTTCATGATAGAGATCATTCCCTGCAGATTTTCTTTAGTTATCTTAGTTGTTAGCATTATTTAGATTGAACTACGTAAAAGGAATTTATTATTTGGAGGTTTCACATATGCGCTCTCTACAAAAATCTTGACATTTAAAGCATCTATTCTATACGGTATAGTCACATTTGACGTACTTTTTCACTTTTTGGcttatttttttaacaaaaatggCATGCACGTCTAGGCTATTTATCAAAGTCAGCCCTTTCAGTTAATGCAGAATACACCTCATATGCAATATTTCTGGTTTGTGCATTTAGCAAACACTTTCCCTATATCATTCATCCTCCGCCTTTCACTCCATAATTAAATATCAGTTCCTGATTTATTCAAATCCTAAATtactttatttatataaaagaaCGAAGGGATACCAAATGGCCTACTGCCATCAATTCCTAGAATTTCTTTGATAGGGGGCGATTACAATCGTGATTACATGATTCATAAGCAATAAATTATTACataagttatttaattaatagtttCATCACTAATATGTACATAAAaggaaatatataaatatattccaATAAGGGTAATTACGCCACTTCATGTGTTATATAATACACAATCTTAGATATTATTTTCTTTACCAAAAAACAATGAACCTTATGCGTGTATCCTGACACAAAGCCCAAGTTTCTTATCTTGCTTTACCTATCTTGACATATCCTTTCCAGGAACCAAACGGGCCCTAAATGGTTTGGCCAAGGAGTATTTTATCTCTAATTTGTCTATTTTTAGAGGTTTTGGCATCGATTCTCCATCCTAACATAAAATCTCATATTGTGCCTCATTTTATTCTAGCCACGTCTTTCTGGTAATTTGTTACCATTTGTTTCTTAACCGAATGGATGGAAAACAAATGATTAAGAATTCCTAATGCGTAGCATTATATTCCTCTCCTGAAGAATTCGAAAAGGCTAGCTATTCTAAGAAGAAAGGCACGAATGACAGCTCGCAGGGACACTGCACATGTTGCAAGCATTAAATAGTGAGTTGATAGTACATGTCCATGGGCTTTGATTGTTTAAGCCAAAAATGTTTGGAAGTGTTATCATTTTGGCAGCACAACTGCTAAAAGCAACTTTAGAAGTCAATTAGTGATTTAATGGAATGTTAACAGCATGTTATAATGATAGAATAGCGCTATCTTGGGAGAGATATTCACCGGACAGTCTTGCACAGGACAGAACGCAATGAGGACATCATGTCTCCAATGGAGAAAACTGTAGTGTATCTTttctttggaaaaaaaatataagtttaAAAAGATAATTTAATACACTTCTCTAATAAATTTTGGTTGCCATTTTGGTAGAACCGTATACCAATTCCAAGAACGTTCTAGCATAGCCCAATAAAATTTCGTACTGTTAATAGTCTTCAACCCCCACCCTCCATGGCTCCACAGCCTAGAGATGTTACTGGACAAATATTTATGCCTTAAAGCTAAAGGTTATTTAAATCAGCGGGTCTTGGTTTAGGGATGGTGTATACTCTATCGTATCATGTCATGTCATGTCATGTCATGTCATGTCACTCATGTCACTATTTGGACACAAAAcagaaagtaaaaaaataacCGAAAAACTTAGTATCATTTGGCGTGTTACAGATACTAATTAAGAAAATTATCACCGACAAATGCATTACATATAGGTATGTCTGCAATATcataagtaaaataaatattCCCGGAACCAATATCACAAGTAATGTAAATATTTTCTGAAAGccaaaagtaattaaattgtgAAAGCAAGCATTAAATACCATTAAGCATTGTTTCCCACAAAAGGAATTATTTTCATCATGCAAGTCATCAGCCATCGTCTCTTTGGTGCAATGCAAGTGAACTGCAAAAAGTTAGAAATCGTGAATAATCAGTTCAGAAGTAATTACATAAGCTTTTCTTTTAGGAAAACCATTACATAAGCTGTGAACAAGGATATAGACAAGTTCAGAAACCATTTGGTAACATGGAGGCACATATTAAGCTTACATTTTTCCTCGCACAAACAACATGCCAACAATTCAGAAGATAAATTGTGTTCATCATCACTGGTTGAGGTACTTTCATATGCAGAGCCACAATACTTGCATGAACAGTAGACACAGTACCAATCTCCAGAAGGAATCTGCAGAAATTGAACTTATGAGTGCTAGACCACTTCAATTCAGGAAAAATCATAATATCCAAATCCAGGAATGGGCCAGATTAAAGAGTAAACTCATTTAATGTCagagtaaataaaattacaataaatATCACAGCCAATTTCATCAGTTCAACACAGATGAATGATACAATACCTAACAACGTTAAAGGAACTTTACATTGCTTAAATTTGTGGTGTTTATGATCATAAGGATAGTAACAAACTTCAGAATTTTGAGAACGGCAATTGTTAAAGCAtgtaaaaaatcaaatttcgGCTGTCACTTGTCAATGCAGATATTGTGAATCGCATTTAATAGTTAAGGGCCAAGAACAAAGACAGACAGGGAAAGCAAAATGTGAGAAGAGGGTTCCATGCATTCTTACTTCAATACGCAAACAGCTGTTATGGAAAGTCGATGGACAACCATCGCAGCATATCAAGTCACCACCATCACCACACACAACACATGTGTCATCATTCGGATCATCCCCTTCCACATCCACACAAACAAATTCAATCTTATCAGTTTCCACATGTTTTCCCCAGGAATCTAGTAAGCACTGAAGGAGAGAATTCCCTGAATCCAGATATATATTCCGAAATGGTTTTCCAGGTGTCTTTTCTGCATGAGACTCAAAGCCCCGTATTGTATGAGTTACATTACAGCAATCACAACAGATTCCTTCCTTCGTAATCTTTCCCTCAATTAGCATTCTTTTACTCCTCCCTCTCTTATACTCCACCTTCGCGCCAAGGGGTACGGTTCCCAAATCAATCATCCACGCAAGCAAAGTGCGTTTTCCATCATATAACTCATAATCATCAGAATCAGACCCATTCCTAGGCTTACGGGCCAACAAAGTCCTTCTTGATTTAATCTTCCCACCAGCTGATTTACTTTTAGATGATGACTCCTTCTTAGTTGCTCTTCTGATAGTCCTTACGGTGGCATTCTTCTTATGTTTACCTTTCTTCTTGCCTGGCTCAGTCATTCTGAATAGCATCCTAAAGGTCTCCTCTGGGATAGGAGTAAATGCCAAAACATCAATATTATCTGCAGTTCCATTATCAATCTTCTCCTTAAGCTTTTTGTAAGCCAATGTCACCGACCAGTGACCTCTCCCATCCCGATCAACATAGACTGCATCCTGGTAGTCTTTGGAAAGTCTCTGCCTGTATTCAACAGACCATCCTGCCTTCTTAAGCATAGCAACTATTTCATCCCTAATTAATTGCTTCTGATACCTTAACCCCTTTTCCTTATCTTCAGCACCTTCTTTtatctcttttttctttttctgctGCAAAACACCATTCCTCAAACCACTCTTACCAACCTTTAACCTCTTCGACAGAACCTTATCTCCTGATTCTTTACGGTCTATACCTCTCTTGACAacttttttcttgattttcaaCCCTACATCCCCATTCTCTACCTTTGGTAACATTTCCCCCTTTATCTTAATACTTGGCCTTCCTCGACCTCTGCCACCCCCATTACCACTATCATCAACCTTGTTCCGAAGCAAATATTTCTTATCCAATGGCGAAGCCTGACTTTCACTTTGTACTTTCCGAGGCCTTCCCCGACCTCTACTACTCCCATTAATCTCGCCATCAACCATCTTCGGCTGCAAATGTTTCTTATCCAATGACGAAGCAAGACTTTCACTTTCTACTTTCCTCGGCCTTCCTCGACCTCTAGCACCCCCATTACTTCCATCATCAACCTTCTTCGTTTGGAATGTTGTCATATCCAATGAGGAAGCTGCCACAGGTTCAGTTTCTACTTTCCTCGGCCTTCCTCGACCTCTACCACCCCCATTACTTCTCCCGCCAACCTTCTCCGGTTGAGATGTTACCATTTCCGATGAGGGAGCCGCCACAA carries:
- the LOC121782504 gene encoding uncharacterized protein LOC121782504 — its product is MSIEVGEGSGEVEVELIDLNKEPPVERKRKRGEKTNLNHKGNGGADGIPKSSRVLRSRTVAMSDGEKQVISMGIVKLDDKDEEEDQGIEFLGMSKEIVEKKKGRRGRPPKTEGKGEVSSPSQQERLGRPLKERGPIAVFPSGSPEESARKRGRPRKVEREVVAAPSSEMVTSQPEKVGGRSNGGGRGRGRPRKVETEPVAASSLDMTTFQTKKVDDGSNGGARGRGRPRKVESESLASSLDKKHLQPKMVDGEINGSSRGRGRPRKVQSESQASPLDKKYLLRNKVDDSGNGGGRGRGRPSIKIKGEMLPKVENGDVGLKIKKKVVKRGIDRKESGDKVLSKRLKVGKSGLRNGVLQQKKKKEIKEGAEDKEKGLRYQKQLIRDEIVAMLKKAGWSVEYRQRLSKDYQDAVYVDRDGRGHWSVTLAYKKLKEKIDNGTADNIDVLAFTPIPEETFRMLFRMTEPGKKKGKHKKNATVRTIRRATKKESSSKSKSAGGKIKSRRTLLARKPRNGSDSDDYELYDGKRTLLAWMIDLGTVPLGAKVEYKRGRSKRMLIEGKITKEGICCDCCNVTHTIRGFESHAEKTPGKPFRNIYLDSGNSLLQCLLDSWGKHVETDKIEFVCVDVEGDDPNDDTCVVCGDGGDLICCDGCPSTFHNSCLRIEIPSGDWYCVYCSCKYCGSAYESTSTSDDEHNLSSELLACCLCEEKFHLHCTKETMADDLHDENNSFCGKQCLMILDRLQDLLGVRHEMGDEFSYTILQHRVINDDASLFGNSLKIESNSKLAVAFSVMDECFEPIIDDRSGSNMIHNVVYNCGSNIRRLNYDGFCTIVLEKGDEIVSAASIRIHGKQLAEMPFVGTRFNYRRQGMCSRLLTAVDKILSTLGVEKLVIPAISELNETWTKVFGFVPLEESERQQMQHMSMIVFPGVDMLQKPVSGQQSVKPENKPAAEEKQCKDSAASDEDKARIVGEATATSTAAEEQQCKDTGGEAAASEEDKARAVGEATGTSPAAEEKQCIDTGSEAAASDEDKARTAGEAAALPDPSLSKEGDAFYEAINCERSHNGVCRCNPDEPQEETLPSEANTGIDCNVEAPEPADESNA